From the genome of Fusobacterium varium, one region includes:
- a CDS encoding Aminopeptidase 2 — MEKKIEKYIELAIKIGINLQKGQILVINSPVETADFTRKLVEAAYKNGAGEVVVHWNDELCGKYKYMYGVEELFENYPQWQVESVMEYMRKGAAFLSIYASDPELLKDVEQSKIAKYQRARSRALKEYYDRIMNNYNQWCIVSVPTDAWAGKIFPKLPREESKEKLWELIFSIVRADKTDPVKEWENHLNSLKKNMNYLNKKKFKKLIYKNSLGTNLEIGLPEGHIWTAGGETSKEGVYFVANMPTEEIFTLPKKDEVNGIVYSSKPFSYSGNLIENFSLTFKEGKVVDFSAEKGKEILEKLLKSDEGSSYLGEVALVPYDSPISNSNTIFYNTLFDENASCHLALGQAYPVCLENGSEMNESQLKEKGVNISMVHEDFMVGTSDLEIVGVDQFGNETIVMKNGNFAFTEK, encoded by the coding sequence ATGGAAAAAAAGATAGAAAAATATATAGAGCTTGCTATAAAAATAGGGATTAATCTTCAAAAAGGACAGATTTTAGTTATAAATTCCCCTGTTGAAACTGCTGATTTTACAAGAAAGCTTGTAGAAGCAGCATATAAGAATGGAGCAGGAGAAGTAGTTGTTCATTGGAATGATGAATTATGTGGCAAATATAAATATATGTATGGAGTAGAGGAGCTGTTTGAAAATTATCCTCAGTGGCAGGTAGAATCTGTTATGGAATATATGAGAAAAGGAGCAGCTTTTTTAAGTATATATGCTTCTGATCCAGAGCTTCTAAAAGATGTAGAACAAAGTAAAATAGCAAAATATCAGAGAGCTAGAAGCAGAGCATTAAAAGAATACTATGACAGAATAATGAATAACTACAATCAATGGTGTATAGTATCTGTGCCAACCGATGCATGGGCTGGAAAAATATTCCCTAAATTGCCTAGAGAAGAAAGCAAAGAAAAATTATGGGAGCTTATTTTTTCAATAGTAAGAGCTGACAAAACTGACCCAGTAAAAGAGTGGGAAAATCATTTAAATTCATTGAAAAAGAATATGAACTATTTAAACAAGAAAAAATTCAAGAAATTAATATATAAAAATTCATTAGGAACAAACTTAGAGATAGGACTTCCAGAGGGGCACATATGGACAGCTGGAGGAGAAACTTCAAAAGAAGGAGTATATTTTGTAGCAAATATGCCAACTGAAGAAATATTTACCCTTCCTAAGAAAGATGAGGTCAATGGAATAGTTTACAGCAGCAAACCTTTTAGTTATAGTGGGAATCTAATAGAGAATTTTTCACTTACATTTAAAGAGGGAAAAGTTGTAGATTTTTCTGCTGAAAAAGGAAAAGAAATACTTGAAAAGCTTCTGAAAAGTGATGAAGGCTCATCTTATCTTGGAGAAGTAGCTCTTGTTCCTTATGATTCACCTATTTCAAATTCAAATACTATATTTTACAATACTCTTTTTGATGAAAATGCTTCATGCCATCTTGCATTGGGACAGGCTTATCCTGTCTGTCTAGAAAATGGAAGTGAAATGAATGAAAGTCAGCTTAAAGAAAAAGGGGTAAATATTTCAATGGTGCATGAAGATTTTATGGTGGGAACTTCTGACTTAGAAATAGTTGGAGTAGACCAATTTGGAAATGAAACTATAGTAATGA
- a CDS encoding Alpha/beta hydrolase family produces the protein MSYRIVLIHGFHRDYRDMEPLEQNLTSLGYKVENLNFPLTFPDIKFSVDMLKSFLLDLKYGGLSEKEEIVLIGYGLGGMLIEETLKDKEAEDIVDKIVLIAAPLRDSVVHRRLKRIFPILDTIFKPLKLFKRKKEYEIDRKIEIGLIIGTETEGIFSKWLGEYNDGLVNSKECMLDYAKDTLFLPLVHDEIHKKMGTAKYINNFISKGQFRVD, from the coding sequence ATGAGCTACAGAATAGTATTGATTCATGGATTTCATAGAGATTATAGAGATATGGAGCCATTGGAGCAAAATTTAACTTCATTAGGATATAAAGTAGAAAATTTAAATTTTCCTCTTACTTTTCCAGATATAAAATTTTCAGTAGATATGCTCAAAAGTTTTCTTTTAGACTTAAAATATGGAGGGCTCAGTGAAAAAGAGGAGATTGTCCTAATTGGATATGGTCTTGGGGGAATGCTTATTGAAGAAACTCTAAAAGATAAGGAAGCAGAGGATATTGTAGATAAAATAGTATTGATAGCTGCTCCTTTAAGAGATTCTGTTGTTCACAGAAGATTGAAGAGAATATTTCCAATATTAGATACTATATTTAAACCTTTAAAACTTTTTAAAAGAAAGAAAGAATATGAAATAGATAGAAAGATAGAAATTGGTTTAATCATAGGAACTGAAACAGAAGGAATATTCAGTAAATGGCTGGGAGAATATAATGATGGGCTGGTAAATTCTAAAGAGTGTATGCTGGACTATGCTAAAGATACTCTTTTTCTTCCTCTGGTTCATGATGAAATACATAAAAAAATGGGAACAGCAAAGTATATAAATAATTTTATATCGAAGGGACAGTTTAGAGTAGATTGA